A genome region from Taeniopygia guttata chromosome 5, bTaeGut7.mat, whole genome shotgun sequence includes the following:
- the RPL27A gene encoding large ribosomal subunit protein uL15, which produces MPSRLRKTRKLRGHVSHGHGRVGKHRKHPGGRGNAGGLHHHRINFDKYHPGYFGKVGMRHYHLKRNQKFCPTVNLDKLWTLVSEQTRLNYAKNEAGLAPVIDVVRSGYYKVLGKGKLPKQPVIVKAKFFSRRAEEKIKEVGGACVLVA; this is translated from the exons ATG CCCTCCAGGCTGAGGAAGACCCGCAAGCTGAGAGGACACGTCAGCCACGGCCACGGCCGCGTGG GCAAACACAGGAAGCATCCTGGAGGACGTGGTAATGCTGGTGGTTTGCACCATCACAGGATTAACTTCGATAAATA TCACCCTGGCTACTTTGGGAAAGTAGGCATGAGACACTATCACTTGAAGAGAAACCAGAAGTTCTGTCCCACTGTCAACTTGGACAAGCTGTGGACACTGGTCAGTGAGCAGACAAGGCTCAACTACGCCAAGAACGAGGCCGGCCTGGCCCCGGTCATTGACGTCGTGCGCTCG GGCTACTACAAAGTACTGGGCAAGGGGAAGCTGCCCAAGCAGCCTGTCATTGTGAAAGCAAAGTTCTTCAGTAGAAGAGCAGAGGAGAAGATCAAAGAAGTTGGTGGTGCCTGTGTACTTGTGGCAtaa